Proteins from a single region of Halorubrum sp. 2020YC2:
- a CDS encoding SDR family NAD(P)-dependent oxidoreductase, with amino-acid sequence MTDDLSDRTILLTGGTSGFGRVAAVDLANRGATVVVVGRDESKGATLVERSTDFAGTIAFHQADLASQSTVRSLAATVKREYDRIDVLAHNAGLSAGSRRESPDGIELTLAVNHLAPYLLTYELLDHLRDAPDPRVVITASDIHRRATLDFDDLQLTDEYDSLDAYARSKLANIAFTIELDARLPDDAAVTVNCVHPGFIPSTNLFREASLRTRLLVRIAGLVPGIATSKQVAAERLQTLLVDPRYGSVSGQYVGSDGPEDPAPEATNQAVRRRLWQISAELVGITPDWPASTTN; translated from the coding sequence ATGACCGACGATCTCTCTGACCGCACGATCCTTCTCACAGGCGGAACGAGCGGATTCGGACGGGTGGCAGCGGTTGACCTCGCAAACCGAGGTGCGACCGTCGTAGTCGTCGGCCGCGACGAGTCGAAGGGGGCAACTCTCGTAGAACGGTCCACAGACTTTGCCGGAACAATCGCGTTCCATCAGGCCGATCTCGCGTCTCAATCCACCGTTCGGTCCCTCGCAGCAACCGTGAAACGCGAGTACGACCGGATCGACGTCCTCGCTCACAACGCCGGACTCTCGGCCGGGTCGCGGCGTGAGAGTCCGGATGGAATCGAACTCACGCTCGCGGTGAACCACTTGGCTCCCTACCTCCTGACATACGAATTGCTCGACCATCTCCGCGACGCACCCGATCCCCGTGTTGTCATTACCGCCTCAGACATCCATCGGCGAGCGACACTCGATTTCGACGACCTCCAACTGACGGACGAGTACGACTCACTCGACGCGTACGCCCGCTCGAAGCTGGCGAACATTGCGTTCACGATCGAACTTGATGCTCGGCTCCCGGACGACGCCGCAGTCACAGTCAACTGTGTTCATCCGGGGTTCATTCCGTCGACGAACCTGTTCCGCGAGGCGTCGCTCCGAACGCGACTGCTGGTTCGGATTGCCGGGCTGGTTCCGGGTATCGCCACCTCAAAACAGGTGGCCGCCGAACGCCTCCAAACACTTCTCGTGGACCCTCGGTATGGCTCCGTAAGTGGCCAATACGTCGGCAGCGATGGTCCCGAAGACCCCGCCCCCGAGGCAACGAACCAAGCGGTTCGACGGCGACTCTGGCAGATAAGTGCCGAACTGGTCGGCATTACACCCGACTGGCCAGCGTCGACTACGAACTAG
- a CDS encoding ribbon-helix-helix domain-containing protein: MPKVSVEIPQELLDDLDEHVGDEGKFVNRSDAVRASIRKTLDMLDEIDRRHGRVETDEAESH; the protein is encoded by the coding sequence ATGCCGAAGGTCAGCGTCGAGATCCCCCAGGAACTGCTTGATGACCTCGACGAACACGTCGGTGACGAGGGAAAATTCGTCAACCGAAGCGACGCAGTTCGGGCATCGATCCGCAAAACACTCGACATGCTCGATGAGATCGATAGACGACACGGACGGGTTGAGACGGACGAAGCTGAATCTCATTAG